A genomic region of Bombus pyrosoma isolate SC7728 linkage group LG6, ASM1482585v1, whole genome shotgun sequence contains the following coding sequences:
- the LOC122568809 gene encoding probable tRNA(His) guanylyltransferase yields MLYFLTTGSNFLKIISLVKQVVNSRHISLTRMAKSKFEYVKEFERDDSCLPNCWIVVRIDGRNFSKFCEAHQFTKPNDVAALQLMNRAAITVMEDFKEIILGFGQSDEYSFVFRKDTELYKRRASKLMTNVNSLFASSYVYHWPRFFQGKELYYPPSFDARVVLYPTDKNLRDYLAWRQADAHVNNLYNTCFWNLVLKGKLTPTQAEGKLRGTLASHKNELLFQEFGINYNNEPPLFRKGTTLIRKLIPDGTGRLKPAVVPLVDDIIGDRFWKENPEVLGLKSLATYQPPNLVNNVSSNPIRTTKPPSPTTNMKHINNTPPPPVANVNSMKEEVHPARNRESDGERMQCESERICRR; encoded by the exons ATGTTGTATTTTCTGACAACAGGAAGCAACTTCCTGAAAATCATTAGCTTGGTCAAACAAGTGGTCAATAGCCGGCACATAAGTTTGACGAGAATGGctaaaagtaaatttgaatATGTGAAAGAATTTGAGCGTGATGACAGTTGTTTGCCAAATTGTTGGATTGTGGTTAGAATTGatggaagaaatttttcaaaattctgtGAAGCGCATCAATTTACTAAACCGAATGATGTAGCTGCTTTGCAATTAATGAATCGCGCGGCTATTACGGTTATGgaagattttaaagaaatcattCTAGGTTTTGGTCAAAGTGATGAATATTCTTTTGTCTTTCGAAAAGACACTGAACTTTACAAACGAAGAG ctTCAAAATTGATGACAAATGTGAATTCTCTTTTTGCATCATCGTATGTTTATCATTGGCCTCGTTTCTTCCAAGGCAAGGAATTATATTATCCACCATCTTTCGATGCCCGTGTTGTATTGTATCCTACAGATAAAAACTTAAGGGATTATTTAGCATGGCGACAGGCTGATGCTCatgtaaacaatttatataacacCTGCTTTTGGAATCTTGTATTAAAAGGAAAGCTAACTCCAACTCAG gcAGAAGGAAAACTTAGAGGTACATTGGCATCACATAAGAACGAATTactttttcaagaatttggtataaattataataatgagCCACCACTTTTTCGAAAGGGTACTACACTTATAAGGAAATTAATACCTGATGGGACAGGTAGATTAAAACCTGCAGTGGTTCCATTGGTAGATGATATTATTGGAGACCGTTTCTGGAAAGAAAACCCGGAAGTACTCGGGTTAAAAAGTTTAGCAACTTATCAACCTccaaatttagtaaataatgtTAGTTCAAATCCAATCAGAACAACAAAACCACCATCTCCAACCACGAACATGAAACATATTAATAACACTCCACCACCTCCAGTTGCTAACGTGAATTCTATGAAAGAAGAAGTGCACCCAGCAAGAAACCGAGAATCAGATGGAGAAAGAATGCAGTGTGAAAGTGAACGAATTTGTAGAAGATAA
- the LOC122568806 gene encoding uncharacterized protein LOC122568806 isoform X1 produces MDLHERYMRTSTIDFSILELLDIAFKDDPFLLLHRLNKYYNTEILKDNLYAKQLHTFRMILCYEYQLIFDTKKKHSKAVSNDLCFKIIENTLLEKKKLQNFIEYPILYDIIILRLTLHCDVQCIEQHLINFQKSNADTLNSNESKILYMKILECFLESLQLKKFLYNDLESNLLKRFNSLYLKDIILWLQMKENKEWQLFASIFPKLINTFDSESIFPAVWNCILNELDDLKDLLSALSILIDIYFSLNLKDNSLIHHDLYCTKQLWLLIMKSLKSPIQQYRKQALFIMKRITCFMSTIAESDLKSIEYTITPFLCNQSIKTEISINDIRQNYFLILEALEEKQHHLILPALTHLPILVKGSQEHAACNNCFSNIWLQLSFERILLHENNTIVKQGILYVCKLPALLHDDQFVKLFIHVLNNTFLYECQTYQQEPEILNDIVTLFIHVKKEQVEFLNKVLQIMNEETWAPIPIFYMMKVLRTVSSQVLNYWKDDQLNIIKSLIQKNQMQSYILRIAFQIELLKTIPLSIKKINDLKIVMDMLLEFPLEEIFIRNSFLWNIIIAWLKEVLVKVDAINFIKFICKEHPCQNLHVKFNPAKFALIVTMFHDAGLILQQKSCSVEAVLNNWLSSLKGIATRPYADTAHIFYMIEFMSYLLNLSDIDTQKSIIQLFTLYINDALKFLLKSSKSIPYKFNYEELNRYLNAITSTLNNGNLLLTKQEILHYVEKFKNDSITIIQNIKQYTNMHYIYALYILHYTQNILCTNHTSFYLQPLLNIHDIHIPSNDESEIELKGKIASDCYVLLARLVNQFLTKVEIKLWPQNIDWIKNISYLYEMGGNEIIPEVALILKTMVNKGAIGDLENKLNLISIFTTCWKTTLLSTKNKIYFLAIKNLIGVVINNNFLVLPNIKDFVDNFLNQLLEESNNVPKLKKFLLDEMKFLNTCCLKNLQDALLTCLLHGHVLRKDKQIENQVYLYITKNYHSCYPQHIQIIDHNNDANVRAASVILLHQIINEDREFGSTFLPTILQKLEKYKNKRYFNHSYIHKIKHRIMQTLLIIQPILTKDNTVILQEFLCNLILLESNQHSVRIMQEWILIKIFVENIEFHDKIWEFFEKGIKTRPGCVSSIMCIIYHVSKLLPKDSQSNFILTALNYITRCCLGQQYSMRLYGQIIFVKLYKMLEEMNFDHATLQYRGLYNAAIATLKDGLARNSNKIQDDFYFSIFHPILNYTLQTIYYELPRLTDMDASEWINPHLFKNLNFEEFSGHSLQLYNIDTSLSDTKTSSFLIKSSEKTSSIESFGKNSNMEFEELNDIQKKINPLMSTNLSHSDIFPTIRESISHKRISDEDGLIVVACLVSRTPNLGGLARTCEIFNVKELVIANMNQIKDKEFQNLSVSAEYWITITEVKPYDLCKYLLNKKDMGWSLVGVEQTANSTNLLNMKFEKKTILVLGNEKDGIPANLIPLFDTCIEIPQVGVIRSLNVHVSGAICIWQYAKQHILT; encoded by the exons atGGATCTGCATGAACGCTATATGCGTACTTCAACAATAGATTTCTCAATCTTGGAATTATTAGACATTGCATTCAAAGATGACCCATTCTTATTGCTACAtcgtttaaacaaatattacaataccGAAATACTAAAAGACAATTTATATGCAAAGCAATTACATACATTTCGAATGATATTATGTTATGAATATCAACTtatatttgatacaaaaaagaaacattctaAAGCAGTGTCAAATgatttatgttttaaaattatagaaaatactttattggagaaaaaaaaattacagaattttatcgaatatccaattttatacgatattataattttacgattaacGCTTCACTGTGATGTACAGTGTATTGAACAacacttgataaattttcagaaatcgAATGCTGATACCTTGAATAgtaatgaaagtaaaattttgtatatgaAAATACTAGAATGCTTTTTAGAATCGttacaattaaagaaatttctatataatgaCTTGGAATCAAATCTACTGAAACGTTTTAATTCTTTGTACctgaaagatataatattatggttacaaatgaaagaaaataaggaaTGGCAATTATTTGCTTCAATTTTcccaaaattaataaatacctTTGATTCTGAAAGTATTTTCCCAGCTGTATGGAATTGTATCTTAAATGAATTAGATGatttgaaagatttattaaGTGCACTCAGCattttaatagatatatatttctcattaaatttaaaagataatagtCTTATACATCATGATCTATATTGTACAAAACAACTATGGTTATTAATAATGAAGAGCTTAAAGTCTCCTATACAGCAGTATCGTAAACAagcattatttataatgaaacgaATAACTTGTTTTATGAGCACTATAGCTGAAAGTGATTTAAAATCGATAGAGTATACAATTACTCCTTTCCTATGCAATCAATCtattaaaacagaaatatcaataaatgacattagacaaaattatttcttgataTTAGAAGCATTGGAAGAAAAACAACATCATCTAATATTACCTGCATTAACTCATTTACCAATTTTGGTAAAAGGAAGTCAGGAGCATGCTGCATGTAATAACTGCTTTAGCAACATTTGGTTACAACTAAGttttgaaagaatattattgcatgaaaataatactataGTAAAACAGGGAATATTGTATGTTTGTAAATTACCTGCTCTTTTACATGATGATcagtttgtaaaattatttatacatgttctaaataatacatttttatatgaatgTCAAACTTATCAACAAGAAccagaaatattaaacgatattgtaacattatttatacatgtaaaaaaggaacaagttgaatttttaaataaagttctTCAAATAATGAACGAAGAAACATGGGCTCCTAtaccaatattttatatgatgaAAGTTTTAAGGACAGTTTCAAGtcaagtattaaattattggaaagatgatcaattaaatataattaaatctttaattCAGAAAAACCAAATGCAGTCTTATATATTAAGAATTGCATTTCAAATTGAACTTCTAAAAACAATTCCCCtctctataaaaaaaattaatgatttgaaaattgtaatggATATGTTGTTAGAATTTCCtttagaagaaattttcataagaaattcatttttatggaatattataatagcATGGTTGAAAGAAGTATTAGTAAAAGTAGatgcaataaattttattaaatttatttgtaaagaaCATCCATGTCAAAATTTGCATGTAAAATTCAATCCTGCAAAATTTGCTCTTATTGTTACAATGTTTCATGATGCAGGTTTAATATTACAACAGAAATCATGTTCTGTAGAAGCAGTACTCAATAATTGGCTATCATCACTGAAAGGGATAGCTACAAGACCTTATGCAGATACtgcacatattttttatatgatagAATTTATGTcatatttacttaatttaagTGACATAGACACACAGAAGAGCATTATACAACTGTTcactttatatattaatgatgcattaaaatttttacttaaaagCAGCAAAAGCATACCATACAAGTTTAATTATGAAGAATTAAACAGATATCTCAATGCAATTACTTCAACTCTTAACAATGGAAACTTGCTTTTAACAAAACaggaaattttacattatgttgagaagtttaaaaatgatagtataactattattcaaaatataaaacaatatacgAACATGCATTACATATATGCTTTATATATCTTACATTATactcaaaatattttatgtacaaaccacacttcattttatttacaacCATTATTAAATATCCATGATATTCACATACCTAGTAATGATGAATCTGAAATAGAACTGAAAGGGAAGATAGCATCAGATTGTTATGTATTACTTGCTAGACttgtaaatcaatttttaacgaaagtagaaataaaattatggcCTCAAAACATTGActggattaaaaatatttcctatttatatgaaatgggaggaaatgaaattattccagAAGTAGCActgatattaaaaacaatGGTTAATAAGGGAGCAATAGGAGatctagaaaataaattaaacttgaTATCTATTTTCACTACATGTTGGAAAACCACTTTGTTGAGTACAAAGAACAAGATTTATTTTCTAGCAATAAAAAATCTTATAGGAGTtgttataaacaataattttttggtATTACCCAATATTAAGGATTTTGTAGACAAT tttcttaATCAACTACTGGAAGAAAGTAATAATGTGCCAAAactgaaaaaatttttattagatgaaatgaaatttttaaacacgtgctgtttaaaaaatctacAAGATGCACTATTAACATGTCTCCTCCATGGACATGTACTTCgaaaagataaacaaatagaaaatcaagtctatttatatattacaaaaaattatcatAGCTGTTACCCACAACATATACAAATAAT AGATCATAATAATGATGCTAATGTTAGAGCAGCTTCTGTCATTCTGCTACATCAGATAATTAATGAAGATAGAGAATTTGGATCAACATTTCTCCCAactattttacagaaattggaaaagtacaaaaataaacgatatttcaatcattcttacatacataaaataaagcaTCGAATTATGCaaactttattaataatacagcCAATTTTAACTAAg GATAATACTGTAATACTGCAagaatttctttgtaatttaatacttCTGGAAAGTAATCAACATAGTGTTCGAATAATGCAAGAatggatattaataaaaattttcgtggaaaatatagaatttcatGATAAAATCTGGGAATTTTTTGAAAAG GGTATTAAAACACGTCCAGGATGTGTTAGTTCCATAATGTGTATCATTTATCATGTTTCTAAACTTCTACCCAAAGATTCCcaaagcaattttattttaacggcACTCAATTATATTACCCGTTGCTGTTTAGGACAACAATATAGTATGCGTCTTTACGGTCAG ATTatctttgtaaaattatacaaaatgttggaagaaatgaattttgatCATGCAACATTACAATATAGAGGATTATATAATGCCGCAATTGCAACTTTGAAAGATGGATTAGCAagaaattcaaacaaaatacaggatgacttttatttttctatttttcatcctATACTGAACTATACCTTacaa acaatttattatgaattacCTCGATTGACTGATATGGATGCAAGTGAATGGATAAATCCACATTTgttcaaaaatttgaattttgaagaatttagTGGTCATTCTCTTCAGCTATATAACATAGATACATCATTATCAGATACTAAAACatcatcatttttaataaaatcttcag aaaaaacaagCAGTATAGAATCTTTTGGAAAAAACAGTAATATGGAATTTGAAGAATTGAATGATAttcaaaaaaaaattaatcctCTGATGTCTACCAATTTGTCACATAGTGATATTTTTCCAACAATCAGAGAATCCATTTCTCATAAGAGAATATCAGATGAAGATGGTCTTATAGTTGTAGCATGTCTTGTTAGTCGTACTCCAAACTTAGGGGGACTTGCTCGTActtgtgaaatttttaatgtaaaagaaTTGGTTATTGCTAATATGAATCAAATTAAAGATAAGGAATTTCAGAATCTTAGTGTATCAGCTGAATATTGGATAACTATTACAgag GTAAAACCATATGAtctatgcaaatatttattgaataaaaaagatatggGATGGTCTTTGGTAGGAGTAGAACAAACAGCTAATAGtacaaatttgttaaatatgaaatttgagaaaaagacAATTCTTGTTTTAGG aaatgaaaaagatgggATTCCTGCCAATTTGATACCTTTGTTTGATACCTGCATAGAAATACCACAAGTTGGTGTAATACGATCATTAAATGTTCACGTTAGTGGAGCAATATGTATATGGCAGTATGCAAAACAACATATATTAACATGA
- the LOC122568806 gene encoding uncharacterized protein LOC122568806 isoform X2 — MDLHERYMRTSTIDFSILELLDIAFKDDPFLLLHRLNKYYNTEILKDNLYAKQLHTFRMILCYEYQLIFDTKKKHSKAVSNDLCFKIIENTLLEKKKLQNFIEYPILYDIIILRLTLHCDVQCIEQHLINFQKSNADTLNSNESKILYMKILECFLESLQLKKFLYNDLESNLLKRFNSLYLKDIILWLQMKENKEWQLFASIFPKLINTFDSESIFPAVWNCILNELDDLKDLLSALSILIDIYFSLNLKDNSLIHHDLYCTKQLWLLIMKSLKSPIQQYRKQALFIMKRITCFMSTIAESDLKSIEYTITPFLCNQSIKTEISINDIRQNYFLILEALEEKQHHLILPALTHLPILVKGSQEHAACNNCFSNIWLQLSFERILLHENNTIVKQGILYVCKLPALLHDDQFVKLFIHVLNNTFLYECQTYQQEPEILNDIVTLFIHVKKEQVEFLNKVLQIMNEETWAPIPIFYMMKVLRTVSSQVLNYWKDDQLNIIKSLIQKNQMQSYILRIAFQIELLKTIPLSIKKINDLKIVMDMLLEFPLEEIFIRNSFLWNIIIAWLKEVLVKVDAINFIKFICKEHPCQNLHVKFNPAKFALIVTMFHDAGLILQQKSCSVEAVLNNWLSSLKGIATRPYADTAHIFYMIEFMSYLLNLSDIDTQKSIIQLFTLYINDALKFLLKSSKSIPYKFNYEELNRYLNAITSTLNNGNLLLTKQEILHYVEKFKNDSITIIQNIKQYTNMHYIYALYILHYTQNILCTNHTSFYLQPLLNIHDIHIPSNDESEIELKGKIASDCYVLLARLVNQFLTKVEIKLWPQNIDWIKNISYLYEMGGNEIIPEVALILKTMVNKGAIGDLENKLNLISIFTTCWKTTLLSTKNKIYFLAIKNLIGVVINNNFLVLPNIKDFVDNFLNQLLEESNNVPKLKKFLLDEMKFLNTCCLKNLQDALLTCLLHGHVLRKDKQIENQVYLYITKNYHSCYPQHIQIIDHNNDANVRAASVILLHQIINEDREFGSTFLPTILQKLEKYKNKRYFNHSYIHKIKHRIMQTLLIIQPILTKDNTVILQEFLCNLILLESNQHSVRIMQEWILIKIFVENIEFHDKIWEFFEKGIKTRPGCVSSIMCIIYHVSKLLPKDSQSNFILTALNYITRCCLGQQYSMRLYGQIIFVKLYKMLEEMNFDHATLQYRGLYNAAIATLKDGLARNSNKIQDDFYFSIFHPILNYTLQTIYYELPRLTDMDASEWINPHLFKNLNFEEFSGHSLQLYNIDTSLSDTKTSSFLIKSSEMKKMGFLPI, encoded by the exons atGGATCTGCATGAACGCTATATGCGTACTTCAACAATAGATTTCTCAATCTTGGAATTATTAGACATTGCATTCAAAGATGACCCATTCTTATTGCTACAtcgtttaaacaaatattacaataccGAAATACTAAAAGACAATTTATATGCAAAGCAATTACATACATTTCGAATGATATTATGTTATGAATATCAACTtatatttgatacaaaaaagaaacattctaAAGCAGTGTCAAATgatttatgttttaaaattatagaaaatactttattggagaaaaaaaaattacagaattttatcgaatatccaattttatacgatattataattttacgattaacGCTTCACTGTGATGTACAGTGTATTGAACAacacttgataaattttcagaaatcgAATGCTGATACCTTGAATAgtaatgaaagtaaaattttgtatatgaAAATACTAGAATGCTTTTTAGAATCGttacaattaaagaaatttctatataatgaCTTGGAATCAAATCTACTGAAACGTTTTAATTCTTTGTACctgaaagatataatattatggttacaaatgaaagaaaataaggaaTGGCAATTATTTGCTTCAATTTTcccaaaattaataaatacctTTGATTCTGAAAGTATTTTCCCAGCTGTATGGAATTGTATCTTAAATGAATTAGATGatttgaaagatttattaaGTGCACTCAGCattttaatagatatatatttctcattaaatttaaaagataatagtCTTATACATCATGATCTATATTGTACAAAACAACTATGGTTATTAATAATGAAGAGCTTAAAGTCTCCTATACAGCAGTATCGTAAACAagcattatttataatgaaacgaATAACTTGTTTTATGAGCACTATAGCTGAAAGTGATTTAAAATCGATAGAGTATACAATTACTCCTTTCCTATGCAATCAATCtattaaaacagaaatatcaataaatgacattagacaaaattatttcttgataTTAGAAGCATTGGAAGAAAAACAACATCATCTAATATTACCTGCATTAACTCATTTACCAATTTTGGTAAAAGGAAGTCAGGAGCATGCTGCATGTAATAACTGCTTTAGCAACATTTGGTTACAACTAAGttttgaaagaatattattgcatgaaaataatactataGTAAAACAGGGAATATTGTATGTTTGTAAATTACCTGCTCTTTTACATGATGATcagtttgtaaaattatttatacatgttctaaataatacatttttatatgaatgTCAAACTTATCAACAAGAAccagaaatattaaacgatattgtaacattatttatacatgtaaaaaaggaacaagttgaatttttaaataaagttctTCAAATAATGAACGAAGAAACATGGGCTCCTAtaccaatattttatatgatgaAAGTTTTAAGGACAGTTTCAAGtcaagtattaaattattggaaagatgatcaattaaatataattaaatctttaattCAGAAAAACCAAATGCAGTCTTATATATTAAGAATTGCATTTCAAATTGAACTTCTAAAAACAATTCCCCtctctataaaaaaaattaatgatttgaaaattgtaatggATATGTTGTTAGAATTTCCtttagaagaaattttcataagaaattcatttttatggaatattataatagcATGGTTGAAAGAAGTATTAGTAAAAGTAGatgcaataaattttattaaatttatttgtaaagaaCATCCATGTCAAAATTTGCATGTAAAATTCAATCCTGCAAAATTTGCTCTTATTGTTACAATGTTTCATGATGCAGGTTTAATATTACAACAGAAATCATGTTCTGTAGAAGCAGTACTCAATAATTGGCTATCATCACTGAAAGGGATAGCTACAAGACCTTATGCAGATACtgcacatattttttatatgatagAATTTATGTcatatttacttaatttaagTGACATAGACACACAGAAGAGCATTATACAACTGTTcactttatatattaatgatgcattaaaatttttacttaaaagCAGCAAAAGCATACCATACAAGTTTAATTATGAAGAATTAAACAGATATCTCAATGCAATTACTTCAACTCTTAACAATGGAAACTTGCTTTTAACAAAACaggaaattttacattatgttgagaagtttaaaaatgatagtataactattattcaaaatataaaacaatatacgAACATGCATTACATATATGCTTTATATATCTTACATTATactcaaaatattttatgtacaaaccacacttcattttatttacaacCATTATTAAATATCCATGATATTCACATACCTAGTAATGATGAATCTGAAATAGAACTGAAAGGGAAGATAGCATCAGATTGTTATGTATTACTTGCTAGACttgtaaatcaatttttaacgaaagtagaaataaaattatggcCTCAAAACATTGActggattaaaaatatttcctatttatatgaaatgggaggaaatgaaattattccagAAGTAGCActgatattaaaaacaatGGTTAATAAGGGAGCAATAGGAGatctagaaaataaattaaacttgaTATCTATTTTCACTACATGTTGGAAAACCACTTTGTTGAGTACAAAGAACAAGATTTATTTTCTAGCAATAAAAAATCTTATAGGAGTtgttataaacaataattttttggtATTACCCAATATTAAGGATTTTGTAGACAAT tttcttaATCAACTACTGGAAGAAAGTAATAATGTGCCAAAactgaaaaaatttttattagatgaaatgaaatttttaaacacgtgctgtttaaaaaatctacAAGATGCACTATTAACATGTCTCCTCCATGGACATGTACTTCgaaaagataaacaaatagaaaatcaagtctatttatatattacaaaaaattatcatAGCTGTTACCCACAACATATACAAATAAT AGATCATAATAATGATGCTAATGTTAGAGCAGCTTCTGTCATTCTGCTACATCAGATAATTAATGAAGATAGAGAATTTGGATCAACATTTCTCCCAactattttacagaaattggaaaagtacaaaaataaacgatatttcaatcattcttacatacataaaataaagcaTCGAATTATGCaaactttattaataatacagcCAATTTTAACTAAg GATAATACTGTAATACTGCAagaatttctttgtaatttaatacttCTGGAAAGTAATCAACATAGTGTTCGAATAATGCAAGAatggatattaataaaaattttcgtggaaaatatagaatttcatGATAAAATCTGGGAATTTTTTGAAAAG GGTATTAAAACACGTCCAGGATGTGTTAGTTCCATAATGTGTATCATTTATCATGTTTCTAAACTTCTACCCAAAGATTCCcaaagcaattttattttaacggcACTCAATTATATTACCCGTTGCTGTTTAGGACAACAATATAGTATGCGTCTTTACGGTCAG ATTatctttgtaaaattatacaaaatgttggaagaaatgaattttgatCATGCAACATTACAATATAGAGGATTATATAATGCCGCAATTGCAACTTTGAAAGATGGATTAGCAagaaattcaaacaaaatacaggatgacttttatttttctatttttcatcctATACTGAACTATACCTTacaa acaatttattatgaattacCTCGATTGACTGATATGGATGCAAGTGAATGGATAAATCCACATTTgttcaaaaatttgaattttgaagaatttagTGGTCATTCTCTTCAGCTATATAACATAGATACATCATTATCAGATACTAAAACatcatcatttttaataaaatcttcag aaatgaaaaagatgggATTCCTGCCAATTTGA
- the LOC122568812 gene encoding ATP synthase subunit g, mitochondrial-like yields the protein MSKLIGEVIAISKVLTTKTKPAIRNLVYYGKVELVPPKISDIPAIKNGISNMISAAKNKRYLDLTVREAWLNTLVGIEILCWFFVGECIGKRHLIGYNV from the exons ATGTCGAAACTTATTGGAGAGGTTATAGCAATATCTAAAG TTTTAACAACAAAAACCAAGCCTGCTATTAGGAATCTTGTATATTATGGAAAAGTAGAATTAGTTCCGCCAAAGATATCTGACATTCCTGCCATAAAGAATGGTATCTCCAATATGATCAGTGCTgctaaaaataaacgatatctTGATCTCACAGTGCGTGAAGCTTGGCTAAATACATTAGttggaattgaaattttatgttgGTTCTTCGTAGGAGAATGTATTGGAAAACGACATCttataggatataacgtataa
- the LOC122568811 gene encoding tubulin-specific chaperone C codes for MDSPTLIEGSLPDRISKRDRERKNIIERRREERQSLAVESEQSSYFKDTFYSSCKKIKEMLDDAPSAPTPALPGIFDKINKEIQTLKNYLSQSKMFLKVYDIRRAQENLQLLENEASELEVTLLPKKKFGFKNRRVVKKTSDKTHDMTDGLKDLKISEGIVNGSAKQNHKLSSKYGDSAVMLLGKVNEQLILDAENVNKNDILLSDLIHCTVRIYGTPSTLHMVNLKECTVLVGPVTSSVFAHDCSECVFAFACQQLRLHSSTDCTIYLHVTSRSIIEDCTKIRVAPYNWSYEDQANHFNLAGLDPKINNWNCVDDFNWLSNEKHSPNWSILEPELRVKCWD; via the coding sequence ATGGATTCTCCTACGCTAATAGAAGGTAGTTTACCAGATCGTATCAGTAAAAGAGATCGTGAAAGGAAAAACATTATTGAAAGACGGAGAGAAGAAAGGCAATCATTGGCTGTTGAATCTGAACAAAGTAGTTATTTTAAGGACACATTTTATTCATcatgtaagaaaattaaagaaatgttaGATGATGCACCCAGTGCTCCCACACCAGCTCTTCCTGggatatttgataaaataaataaagaaattcagACACTTAAGAATTACTTATCACAATCAAAGATGTTTTTAAAAGTTTATGATATTAGAAGAGCAcaagaaaatttacaattattagaaaatgaagCTTCTGAATTAGAAGTGACATTATTacctaaaaagaaatttggtTTTAAGAACCGAAGAGTTGTAAAGAAAACATCTGACAAGACACACGATATGACAGATGGTTTAAAGGATTTGAAGATATCAGAAGGAATTGTAAATGGTTCTGCAAAACAGAATCATAAATTATCAAGTAAATATGGAGACAGTGCAGTAATGTTGTTAGGAAAAGTTAATGAACAATTAATTTTGGATGCTGAAAatgtgaataaaaatgatattctaCTGTCCGATTTAATTCACTGTACAGTACGAATTTATGGCACACCTAGTACCTTACACatggtaaatttaaaagagTGTACTGTACTAGTTGGACCAGTAACATCATCTGTATTTGCACACGATTGTAGTGAATGTGTGTTTGCTTTTGCGTGTCAGCAACTTCGACTACATTCTTCAACAGATTGTACtatttatttacatgttaCGAGTAGATCAATTATAGAAGATTGTACAAAAATACGTGTAGCACCTTATAACTGGTCTTACGAAGATCAAGCAAATCACTTTAATCTAGCTGGACTTGatccaaaaataaataactggAATTGCGTTGATGACTTTAATTGGTTATCAAACGAAAAACATTCACCAAATTGGAGCATTCTAGAGCCTGAATTGCGTGTAAAATGTTgggattaa